Proteins from one Dama dama isolate Ldn47 chromosome 12, ASM3311817v1, whole genome shotgun sequence genomic window:
- the LOC133066813 gene encoding proline-rich protein 2-like encodes MLVRNEVKELDNYYIKMGRTERPSPGGRDRPKQPPPRARLPHRPPVPGVGETIPKLLTAYPGSPRLQPRPGTPFPPAGQPDPPSPAGALSARPVCRRRPSPDKVQATESLPQTEPRTGGRHPRPHPPGAPRAQAGGGRGRGAATVAAAGPRPRCSRATPHPGPDPPALLPRPGPGPGLHTPIQPRRREAWLAPHR; translated from the exons ATGCTTGTTCGAAATGAAGTTAAAGAACTTGACAACTACTacattaaaatg GGAAGGACGGAGCGGCCGAGCCCTGGCGGGCGCGACCGGCCAAAACAACCCCCACCCAGGGCCCGACTTCCTCACCGGCCGCCAGTCCCGGGGGTGGGAGAGACGATCCCGAAACTCCTCACGGCCTATCCCGGATCTCCTCGGCTTCAGCCCAGACCCGGGACCCCGTTCCCGCCCGCCGGCCAGCCTGACCCTCCGAGCCCCGCGGGGGCGCTCAGCGCCCGGCCCGTGTGCAGGCGGAGGCCGTCCCCGGACAAGGTGCAGGCCACCGAGTCCCTGCCCCAGACCGAGCCCCGGACCGGCGGGcggcacccccgcccccacccgcccGGCGCCCCAAGAGCGCAGGCGGGcggcgggagggggcggggagcggcCACGGTGGCCGCCGCCGGACCCCGACCGCGCTGCTCTCGCGCCACGCCCCACCCCGGCCCGGACCCACCTGCGCTCCTGCCCCGGCCGGGGCCTGGCCCGGGGCTGCACACCCCTATACAGCCGCGGCGGCGGGAGGCCTGGCTCGCTCCGCACCGCTGA